Part of the Deltaproteobacteria bacterium genome is shown below.
TATCATGATCCCTAAACTACTGCCTGCGGCAATGGTTCCTGTGGCTAATTTCATACCATACCCATATCTTTTCATCTCTGGTAATGCTACAGCTGTCATGGTTGCGGCAGAGGCGTTGGTTGAACCGCAGATAGCAGCAAAACTGGCACAGGCACCAATAGTGGCTATAGCTAATCCCCCGGGTAAATGCTTGGATAAAATATGAGCAGCATCATATAAGCGTCGGCTAATACCAGCATGAAATGCAATTTGCCCCATGAGAATAAAAAGGGGAATAACGGTAAGGTTGTAAGAACTAAAAACACCAAATATATCTTTAATAACTATTCCTAAGCCTGCTTTAATAGAAATTACGCAACTGAAACCAGCAAACCCCAAAAGAGCCATAAGGAATCCTACTGGCATACCAGAAAAAAGAAAAAGAATAAGTAAGACTATCCCTACAATACCAACAAAGGTGTTCACTATTTTGCCTTCTCTTTTTTAAATAGCAAAATTAAATCTCTTAAATAAACGAGCATTACTGCAAAAGATGAAAAAGCAATTCCATATAAAACAGGGAAAACAGGTAGCCGGATGGTCATGGAAGTCTCGTGACTTACTTTAAGATCGTAACCATAAGCAATTCCAGCATAGGTTATAAATCCAAACAGGCACAGAGCTAACAAGTCTGCAAGGATACGGGTTGTTCTTTTAAAATGTACGGGAAAATGGTTAATTAAAACTTCCACACTTACATGTTTTTTATCCAAGGTGGTTTGAGGAAGGGCAAAGGCACTCACTATGGCTCCCAAAAAGCCCACAATTTCATAGGCGCCTAAGATGCTATGACTGAAGATACGCAAAACCACATCAATACAAACAAGTGCTGTCATTAAAATTAAAGCTATACCTGCAAAGATGTTAAGAGTCGAAGAAAACCCCTTCACAAAGCGAACAAAGCCCTGCAATTTTTTTCTCTTTATTGACTGCCGGATTTTTCAATAAGGCTCTTTATGGTTTTTACATATTCATCTCCGGGCAGCCCTTTGGCTTTGGCTTCCTTGATATATTCATTGATCACCGGCCTTACCGCTTTTACCCATCGGGCACTTTCTTCAGGACTGAGTTCAATAACTTTATTGCCCATACTCAAACTATACTCATATCCTTCTTCGTCACTTTTATCCCATGCTTTTCCATGTTTTACAATCCATTCTTTACTTACATCTGAAAATATCTTTTTAACATCCTCTGGCAGAGATGCCCATTTTTGTTTATTCATGACAACATACATTCCTGTAGTATAACCAATATTCTTGCAATCAATGGTATACTTTATCACCTCAGCCTGCCGCCAACCCTTTAAGGTTTCAACAGGAGTAAAGGTTCCATTTACTACACCCCTTCTTAAAGCTTCATATGTATCGCCCTGTCCCATTGCAACTGGCACCGCTCCCAACGCCTTAGCTACTTTGGCACTAAATCCTGTACATCGTATTTCCATTCCCTTTAAATCTTCCATTTTATGAACAGGTTTTCTGGTATGAAGCACTCCTGGTCCGTGAGCATGGAGATAAAGCACTTTAACTTCTTTAAGTTCTTTTGGCTGAAACTTTTCATAAAATTTATTGACAGCCAATGTTGCTACCTCGCCGCTTGGATAACCCAAAGGTAAATCAATTGCCTCCATAGTAGGAAACCTGCCTCTGGTATAAGCAAAACAAGACATTCCTATATCAGTAATACCTTTTAAAACTCCATCATAAATTTGTGGGCCTTTTAACAGGGTTCCACCCGGAAAGTAGCTAATTTTCACCCTCCCATTGGTTCGTTTTTCAATCTCCTTAATCCATGATTCCGCTAATTGAGACTGTATATGAGTGGGCGGAAAGAAATTGCTATAGGTTAACTCTATAGACTTATCAGCACCATCTGCTGCATATCCCTTAAGACCAAAAAAACATGATACTGCCAAAATAACAGCCACTATAAACCACAACTGTTTCATTCTTTTCATTTTAATTCCTCCAGCTTAAGATATGTAGCAAGATACAATGAATAAGATAAAATTTCAACAACTTTTAATATTCAAGAATTGCCAAAGCGGGTCCGTGCTTGTTGTATATGGGGTGCGTAATTTCTTCCTTTTAAATAAGGATTATTTTTCTCAATAGGTGTTTCAAAAAGATAAACCCAGGCACAACTATTTCTTAAAGGG
Proteins encoded:
- a CDS encoding TRAP transporter small permease translates to MTALVCIDVVLRIFSHSILGAYEIVGFLGAIVSAFALPQTTLDKKHVSVEVLINHFPVHFKRTTRILADLLALCLFGFITYAGIAYGYDLKVSHETSMTIRLPVFPVLYGIAFSSFAVMLVYLRDLILLFKKEKAK
- a CDS encoding TRAP transporter substrate-binding protein is translated as MKQLWFIVAVILAVSCFFGLKGYAADGADKSIELTYSNFFPPTHIQSQLAESWIKEIEKRTNGRVKISYFPGGTLLKGPQIYDGVLKGITDIGMSCFAYTRGRFPTMEAIDLPLGYPSGEVATLAVNKFYEKFQPKELKEVKVLYLHAHGPGVLHTRKPVHKMEDLKGMEIRCTGFSAKVAKALGAVPVAMGQGDTYEALRRGVVNGTFTPVETLKGWRQAEVIKYTIDCKNIGYTTGMYVVMNKQKWASLPEDVKKIFSDVSKEWIVKHGKAWDKSDEEGYEYSLSMGNKVIELSPEESARWVKAVRPVINEYIKEAKAKGLPGDEYVKTIKSLIEKSGSQ